The proteins below come from a single Acidovorax sp. NCPPB 4044 genomic window:
- the lptB gene encoding LPS export ABC transporter ATP-binding protein, with product MSTAAPNLSDATAPAGAPSRLEALQLEKSYGSRKVVKDVSLVVQKGEVVGLLGPNGAGKTTSFYMIVGLVRSDGGDIRIDGQSVANMPIHRRSRLGLSYLPQEASIFRKLSVEENVRAVLELQRGEDGRPLARADIEERLTALLQELRVDHLRASPALALSGGERRRVEIARALATQPRFILLDEPFAGIDPIAVIEIQRIIGFLKARGIGVLITDHNVRETLGICDHAFIISDGRVLAQGTPSEIVDNAEVRRVYLGEHFRM from the coding sequence GTGAGCACGGCCGCCCCGAACCTCTCCGACGCCACCGCGCCGGCAGGCGCGCCAAGCCGCCTGGAAGCGCTGCAGCTCGAAAAATCCTACGGCAGCCGCAAGGTGGTCAAGGATGTGTCCCTGGTCGTGCAAAAGGGCGAGGTCGTCGGGCTGCTGGGCCCCAACGGCGCCGGCAAGACCACTTCGTTCTACATGATCGTGGGGCTGGTGCGCAGCGACGGCGGCGACATCCGCATCGACGGCCAGTCGGTGGCGAACATGCCGATCCACCGGCGGTCCCGGCTGGGCCTGTCGTACCTGCCGCAGGAGGCCTCCATCTTCCGCAAGCTCTCCGTCGAGGAGAACGTGCGGGCCGTGCTCGAACTGCAGCGCGGCGAAGACGGCCGGCCGCTCGCGCGCGCCGACATCGAAGAGCGCCTCACCGCTCTGCTGCAGGAACTGCGGGTGGACCACCTGCGCGCCTCGCCTGCGCTCGCGCTCTCGGGCGGCGAGCGCCGCCGCGTGGAGATCGCGCGGGCGCTGGCCACGCAGCCGCGCTTCATCCTGCTCGACGAGCCCTTCGCCGGCATCGACCCCATCGCGGTGATCGAGATCCAGCGCATCATCGGCTTCCTGAAGGCGCGCGGCATCGGGGTGCTCATCACCGACCACAACGTGCGCGAGACGCTGGGCATCTGCGACCACGCATTCATCATCAGCGACGGCCGCGTGCTGGCGCAGGGCACGCCGTCCGAGATCGTGGACAACGCCGAGGTGCGCCGCGTCTATCTCGGCGAGCACTTCCGCATGTGA
- a CDS encoding methyl-accepting chemotaxis protein, translated as MFNSLRARLIGICIAITTLSLVALALATFFVVRSNTVSGLDERIGQLTRVHAGELAEWVKEKQRVTGSIKGAAGQAEPIPLLQAAKEAGAFDATFLSFADKRHFSTAPPPPGYDGTSRGWYKQAAQAGTAVVTAAYLDAASGKLTVTFAEPVVAGGQVQAVAGSDMFLDTVIRKVAGIHPLPKSYGFLIDGQSNILAHSKPELALKPVTAIAPTLDAALLARLAADGGSADVSIDGADQMLYAAKVEGTPWTLAIAIDRAEATRPVRDLLQVAALITILCVAVAVGLVTVAVSRQLRRLAVVRDALEDIASGEGDLTRRLETHGSDELTQIARAFNHFVDKIAAVLVRIRESSESVRLATSEIASGNQDLSGRTEQQASSLEETAAAMEQLTATVQQNAENARQANHLAANASQIAAHGGSVVGQVVQTMGGIHTSSRKIVDIIGVIDSIAFQTNILALNAAVEAARAGEQGRGFAVVAAEVRTLAQRSASAAKEIKGLIDDSVAQVNAGSRLVQDAGSTMQEVVDSVQRVTAIVAEISNASQEQSTGIAEIGGAVSQMDQSTQQNAALVEQATAAAQSLQQQAHQLAEAVAGFKLDAHGHAGHRPALGAPSGRA; from the coding sequence ATGTTCAACAGCCTGCGAGCCCGCCTCATCGGAATCTGCATCGCCATCACCACGCTCTCGCTGGTCGCGCTGGCGCTCGCGACGTTCTTCGTCGTGCGCAGCAACACCGTGTCGGGGCTGGACGAGCGCATCGGGCAGCTCACGCGCGTGCACGCGGGCGAGCTGGCGGAGTGGGTGAAAGAAAAGCAGCGCGTCACCGGCTCGATCAAGGGCGCCGCCGGCCAGGCCGAGCCGATTCCCCTCCTGCAGGCCGCCAAGGAGGCCGGGGCCTTCGATGCCACCTTTCTTTCGTTCGCCGACAAGCGGCACTTCTCCACCGCGCCGCCCCCGCCCGGCTATGACGGCACCTCGCGCGGCTGGTACAAGCAGGCGGCGCAGGCCGGCACCGCCGTCGTCACGGCCGCCTACCTCGACGCAGCCTCCGGAAAACTCACGGTCACGTTTGCCGAGCCGGTCGTCGCCGGAGGCCAGGTCCAGGCCGTGGCGGGCTCGGACATGTTCCTGGACACCGTCATCCGCAAGGTCGCCGGCATCCACCCCCTGCCCAAGAGCTACGGCTTCCTGATCGACGGCCAGTCGAACATCCTGGCCCACTCCAAGCCGGAACTGGCCCTGAAGCCCGTCACGGCCATCGCCCCCACGCTCGACGCCGCCCTGCTGGCGCGCCTGGCCGCCGATGGCGGAAGCGCCGATGTCTCCATCGACGGCGCGGACCAGATGCTCTACGCCGCCAAGGTCGAAGGCACCCCCTGGACCCTGGCCATCGCCATCGACCGCGCCGAGGCCACCCGCCCCGTGCGCGACCTGCTGCAGGTCGCCGCCCTCATCACCATCCTTTGCGTGGCCGTCGCCGTCGGCCTCGTCACCGTCGCCGTCAGCCGCCAGCTGCGCCGCCTCGCCGTCGTGCGCGACGCCCTGGAGGACATCGCCTCCGGCGAGGGCGACCTCACCCGCCGCCTCGAAACCCACGGCAGCGACGAACTCACCCAGATCGCCCGCGCCTTCAACCACTTCGTCGACAAGATCGCCGCCGTGCTCGTGCGCATCCGCGAATCCTCCGAGTCCGTGCGCCTGGCCACCAGCGAGATCGCCAGCGGCAACCAGGACCTCTCCGGCCGCACCGAGCAGCAGGCCAGCTCCCTGGAGGAAACCGCCGCCGCCATGGAGCAGCTCACCGCCACCGTCCAGCAGAACGCCGAGAACGCCCGCCAGGCCAACCACCTCGCCGCCAACGCATCGCAGATCGCCGCCCACGGCGGCAGCGTCGTCGGCCAGGTCGTGCAGACCATGGGCGGCATCCACACCTCCTCGCGCAAGATCGTGGACATCATCGGCGTCATCGACTCCATCGCCTTCCAGACCAACATCCTCGCCCTCAACGCCGCCGTCGAGGCCGCCCGCGCCGGCGAGCAGGGCCGCGGCTTCGCCGTCGTCGCCGCCGAGGTCCGCACCCTCGCCCAGCGCTCCGCCTCCGCCGCCAAGGAAATCAAGGGCCTCATCGACGACTCCGTCGCCCAGGTCAACGCCGGCAGCCGCCTCGTGCAGGACGCCGGCTCCACCATGCAGGAGGTCGTCGACAGCGTGCAGCGCGTCACCGCCATCGTGGCCGAGATCAGCAACGCCAGCCAGGAGCAGAGCACAGGCATCGCCGAGATCGGCGGCGCCGTCAGCCAGATGGACCAGAGCACCCAGCAGAACGCCGCCCTCGTCGAGCAGGCCACCGCCGCCGCGCAGTCCCTGCAGCAGCAGGCCCACCAGCTCGCCGAGGCCGTCGCCGGATTCAAGCTCGACGCCCACGGCCACGCCGGCCACCGCCCCGCCCTCGGTGCGCCCTCCGGGCGCGCCTGA
- a CDS encoding thiol:disulfide interchange protein DsbA/DsbL produces MKRREFSLSAATAVAASAVTLPLATPAFAQARQFKEGKDYTRLAKPAPVDAPAGKVEVIEFFWYSCPHCNAFEPTLEAWIKAAPKDLVIRRVPVAFNSSFAPQQKLYFALEGMGKLPEVHAKVFRAVHVEKLPLNKDDLIFEWVGKQGVDVAKFKEVYNSFSVSNQLRKATQLQEAYGVEGVPSMGVAGRYYTDGTMAGNMQNVLQVVDYLAGLARKG; encoded by the coding sequence ATGAAACGCCGCGAGTTCTCCCTCTCCGCCGCCACTGCCGTGGCCGCTTCCGCCGTCACGCTGCCGCTGGCCACGCCCGCTTTCGCGCAGGCACGCCAGTTCAAGGAGGGCAAGGACTACACCCGGCTCGCCAAGCCCGCTCCGGTTGATGCACCGGCCGGCAAGGTGGAGGTGATCGAGTTCTTCTGGTACAGCTGCCCCCATTGCAACGCCTTCGAACCCACGCTGGAAGCCTGGATCAAGGCGGCACCCAAGGACCTGGTGATCCGCCGCGTTCCGGTGGCCTTCAATTCGAGCTTCGCGCCGCAGCAGAAGCTGTATTTCGCGCTCGAAGGCATGGGCAAGCTGCCGGAAGTGCACGCCAAGGTGTTCCGCGCCGTGCACGTGGAAAAGCTGCCGCTCAACAAGGACGACCTGATCTTCGAATGGGTCGGCAAGCAGGGCGTGGACGTGGCCAAGTTCAAGGAGGTCTACAACTCCTTCTCGGTCTCCAACCAGTTGCGCAAGGCGACCCAGCTGCAGGAAGCGTATGGCGTGGAAGGCGTGCCCTCGATGGGCGTGGCCGGCCGCTACTACACCGACGGCACGATGGCCGGCAACATGCAGAACGTCCTCCAGGTGGTGGACTACCTCGCCGGCCTCGCCCGCAAGGGCTGA
- a CDS encoding putative toxin-antitoxin system toxin component, PIN family — protein MKVELRLPAGAVPGEPPRPVVVDTNVALDLMVFSDPATAPLRALLAEGRLAWIATQVMRDELERVLAYPHIVSRMDYYRVDAARVLAAFDAQARLVETAPRVAYVCKDADDQKFIDLAAAHRAILLSKDKAVICMRKRLLALGAHVATALVLEPDTAAPQPEPA, from the coding sequence ATGAAGGTTGAGCTGCGCCTGCCCGCCGGGGCCGTGCCCGGCGAGCCGCCGCGTCCCGTGGTGGTGGACACCAACGTGGCGCTGGACCTGATGGTCTTCTCCGATCCCGCCACGGCCCCCCTGCGCGCGCTGCTGGCCGAGGGGCGCCTGGCCTGGATCGCGACGCAGGTGATGCGCGACGAACTGGAGCGCGTGCTGGCCTACCCGCACATCGTCTCGCGCATGGACTACTACCGCGTGGACGCGGCGCGGGTGCTGGCCGCCTTCGACGCGCAGGCCCGCCTGGTGGAGACCGCGCCGCGCGTGGCGTATGTCTGCAAGGACGCGGACGACCAGAAATTCATCGACCTCGCCGCGGCGCACCGCGCGATCCTGCTCTCCAAGGACAAGGCCGTGATCTGCATGCGAAAGCGCCTGCTGGCCCTGGGCGCGCACGTGGCGACGGCCCTGGTGCTGGAACCGGACACCGCCGCGCCGCAGCCCGAACCCGCCTGA
- a CDS encoding THUMP domain-containing class I SAM-dependent RNA methyltransferase has protein sequence MNSLQLFLPCAAGVEGFLADEVHDITGLTGHDLLTGRGGVQVRSSWRDALRLNLHSRLAQRVLVQLAERMYRSENDLYAIASEVAWEIWFTPRQSFRIDVTAQHSPLNSLNFAALRVKDAVADRFRAKAGGVRPDVDTQHPDVRIHLHLTTDRATVYIDTSGEPLFKRGWREDKGDAPLKETLAAAMIAATGWDPLGDAPLPLYDPCCGSGTIPIEAAQMACRIPPGLTRRFAFEKLLPYQPHVWTALIGDARAGIRPAAVGLFGSDVSHRMVDFAQRNAERAGVAGAVQWRGGDALQRMPPSEAPGILLLNPPYGERIAAAGSAGQNAQARASARSGEPPEPVRAAGRETAQTDDGGEFFTRLATHWKKHFAGWQAWMLTPDLKLPGRMRLKESRRVPMWNGPIECRLFRFDMVQGTARERAPAAPATPPAEGTGRHEG, from the coding sequence ATGAACTCACTGCAACTCTTTCTGCCCTGCGCCGCCGGCGTGGAGGGCTTCCTGGCCGACGAGGTCCATGACATCACGGGCCTCACCGGGCACGACCTGCTCACCGGGCGCGGCGGCGTGCAGGTGCGCTCTTCGTGGCGCGATGCGCTGCGGCTCAACCTGCACAGCCGGCTGGCCCAGCGCGTGCTGGTGCAGCTGGCCGAGCGCATGTACCGCTCCGAGAACGACCTCTACGCCATCGCCAGCGAGGTGGCCTGGGAGATCTGGTTCACGCCGCGCCAGAGCTTCCGCATCGACGTCACCGCACAGCACAGCCCGCTCAATAGCCTGAACTTTGCCGCGCTGCGCGTGAAGGATGCCGTGGCCGACCGCTTCCGCGCCAAGGCCGGCGGCGTGCGGCCCGACGTGGACACGCAGCACCCGGACGTGCGCATCCACCTGCACCTCACCACCGACCGCGCCACGGTCTACATCGACACCTCGGGCGAGCCGCTCTTCAAGCGCGGCTGGCGCGAAGACAAGGGCGATGCGCCGCTCAAGGAAACGCTGGCCGCAGCCATGATCGCCGCCACGGGCTGGGACCCGCTGGGCGATGCGCCGCTGCCGCTCTACGACCCCTGCTGCGGCAGCGGTACCATTCCCATCGAGGCCGCGCAGATGGCGTGCCGCATCCCGCCGGGCCTCACGCGGCGCTTCGCGTTCGAGAAGCTGCTGCCCTACCAGCCGCACGTCTGGACGGCGCTGATCGGCGACGCCCGGGCCGGCATCCGGCCCGCGGCCGTGGGCCTGTTCGGCTCGGACGTCTCGCACCGCATGGTGGATTTCGCGCAGCGCAATGCCGAGCGTGCGGGTGTGGCCGGTGCCGTGCAGTGGCGTGGCGGCGACGCGCTGCAGCGCATGCCGCCCAGCGAGGCGCCGGGCATCCTGCTGCTCAACCCGCCCTACGGCGAGCGCATCGCCGCCGCCGGCAGCGCCGGCCAGAACGCGCAGGCGCGTGCCAGCGCACGGTCTGGCGAGCCACCCGAGCCCGTGCGTGCGGCCGGCCGCGAAACCGCGCAGACCGACGACGGGGGCGAGTTCTTCACCCGCCTCGCCACGCACTGGAAGAAGCATTTCGCCGGCTGGCAGGCCTGGATGCTCACGCCCGACCTCAAGCTGCCCGGCCGCATGCGCCTGAAGGAGTCGCGCCGCGTGCCGATGTGGAACGGCCCCATCGAATGCCGGCTGTTCCGTTTCGACATGGTGCAGGGCACGGCCCGCGAGCGTGCGCCCGCCGCGCCCGCTACGCCGCCCGCGGAAGGCACCGGCCGCCATGAAGGTTGA
- a CDS encoding TspO/MBR family protein, translating to MTPSPSSSPRPTGPASLRAPLTPRTWAALAGWLLLCFIAAGIGSVASVQAPQFYAQLVQPTWAPPPGVFGPVWSVLYALMGIAAWLVWREPASTARRQALALFCVQLALNALWSWLFFRWQQGAWALADIALLGACVAATFVAFLRLRTLAGALLLPYLAWISFAAALNYTLWRANPGLLGA from the coding sequence ATGACCCCCTCCCCTTCTTCCTCCCCCCGCCCGACCGGTCCCGCGTCCCTGCGCGCGCCCCTCACGCCCCGCACCTGGGCCGCACTGGCCGGCTGGCTGCTGCTGTGCTTCATCGCAGCGGGCATCGGCAGCGTGGCCTCGGTGCAGGCGCCGCAGTTCTACGCACAGCTCGTGCAGCCCACCTGGGCGCCGCCACCCGGCGTCTTCGGCCCCGTCTGGAGCGTGCTCTATGCGCTCATGGGCATCGCCGCATGGCTGGTGTGGCGGGAACCCGCGAGCACCGCGCGGCGGCAGGCGCTGGCGCTGTTCTGCGTGCAGCTGGCGCTGAACGCGCTCTGGAGCTGGCTGTTCTTCCGGTGGCAGCAGGGGGCCTGGGCACTGGCCGACATCGCGCTGCTGGGCGCATGCGTGGCCGCCACCTTCGTCGCGTTCCTGCGCCTGCGCACGCTGGCCGGGGCCCTGCTGCTGCCCTACCTGGCGTGGATCAGCTTCGCGGCGGCGCTCAACTACACGCTCTGGCGCGCCAACCCGGGCCTGCTGGGCGCGTGA
- a CDS encoding methyl-accepting chemotaxis protein: MFQSLRARLIGICIAITTAALVVLAFSTFYVVRNNTLAGIDSRLEQRTRLHADEITEWVKEKQRITGSLKIGAAQADPMPFLEATKQAGALDDAYLVHTDKRHAFLHPVPDGYDGTSRGWYKLAMQANGPVIAPAYIGASSGKLLITFAEPWGPSGQRAGVVATDMLLESVGRMVTAIRPTAQSFAVLVDEQGRLLAQADPKLALKPVSDLAAGIDAPLLQRLAANGGRADVPVQGADQMLYAAKVEGTPWTLAIAIDRAEATRPVRDLLQVAALITILCVAVAVGLVTVAVSRQLRRLAVVRDALEDIASGEGDLTRRLETHGSDELTQIARAFNHFVDKIAAVLVRIRESSESVRLATSEIASGNQDLSGRTEQQASSLEETAAAMEQLTATVQQNAENARQANHLAANASQIAAHGGSVVGQVVQTMGGIHTSSRKIVDIIGVIDSIAFQTNILALNAAVEAARAGEQGRGFAVVAAEVRTLAQRSASAAKEIKGLIDDSVAQVNAGSRLVQDAGSTMQEVVDSVQRVTAIVAEISNASQEQSTGIAEIGGAVSQMDQSTQQNAALVEQATAAAQSLQQQAHQLAEAVAGFKLDAHGHAGHRPALGAPSGRA, from the coding sequence ATGTTCCAAAGTCTGCGCGCCCGCCTCATAGGGATCTGCATCGCCATCACCACGGCGGCCCTCGTGGTGCTGGCCTTCTCCACGTTCTATGTCGTGCGCAACAACACGCTGGCGGGCATCGACAGCCGGCTGGAGCAGCGCACCCGGCTGCATGCCGACGAAATCACCGAATGGGTGAAGGAGAAGCAGCGCATCACCGGCTCGCTGAAGATCGGCGCCGCGCAGGCCGACCCGATGCCGTTCCTCGAAGCCACGAAACAGGCCGGCGCCCTGGACGATGCCTACCTGGTGCACACCGACAAGCGCCACGCATTCCTGCACCCCGTCCCGGACGGCTATGACGGCACGTCGCGCGGCTGGTACAAGCTGGCGATGCAGGCGAACGGCCCCGTGATCGCGCCGGCCTACATCGGCGCCAGCTCCGGCAAGCTGCTGATCACGTTCGCGGAGCCCTGGGGCCCGTCCGGCCAGCGGGCCGGCGTGGTCGCCACCGACATGCTGCTGGAGAGCGTGGGCCGCATGGTGACCGCCATCCGCCCCACCGCCCAGAGCTTCGCCGTGCTGGTGGACGAGCAGGGCCGCCTGCTGGCCCAGGCGGACCCCAAGCTGGCGCTCAAGCCCGTGTCGGACCTCGCTGCCGGCATCGACGCTCCGCTGCTGCAGCGGCTTGCGGCGAACGGCGGGCGCGCGGACGTGCCCGTGCAGGGCGCGGACCAGATGCTCTACGCCGCCAAGGTCGAAGGCACCCCCTGGACCCTGGCCATCGCCATCGACCGTGCCGAGGCCACCCGCCCCGTGCGCGACCTGCTGCAGGTCGCCGCCCTCATCACCATCCTCTGCGTCGCCGTCGCCGTCGGCCTCGTCACCGTCGCCGTCAGCCGCCAGCTGCGCCGCCTCGCCGTCGTGCGCGACGCCCTGGAGGACATCGCCTCCGGCGAGGGCGACCTCACCCGCCGCCTCGAAACCCACGGCAGCGACGAACTCACCCAGATCGCCCGCGCCTTCAACCACTTCGTCGACAAGATCGCCGCCGTGCTCGTGCGCATCCGCGAATCCTCCGAGTCCGTGCGCCTGGCCACCAGCGAGATCGCCAGCGGCAACCAGGACCTCTCCGGCCGCACCGAGCAGCAGGCCAGCTCCCTGGAGGAAACCGCCGCCGCCATGGAGCAGCTCACCGCCACCGTCCAGCAGAACGCCGAGAACGCCCGCCAGGCCAACCACCTCGCCGCCAACGCATCGCAGATCGCCGCCCACGGCGGCAGCGTCGTCGGCCAGGTCGTGCAGACCATGGGCGGCATCCACACCTCCTCGCGCAAGATCGTGGACATCATCGGCGTCATCGACTCCATCGCCTTCCAGACCAACATCCTCGCCCTCAACGCCGCCGTCGAGGCCGCCCGCGCCGGCGAGCAGGGCCGCGGCTTCGCCGTCGTCGCCGCCGAGGTCCGCACCCTCGCCCAGCGCTCCGCCTCCGCCGCCAAGGAAATCAAGGGCCTCATCGACGACTCCGTCGCCCAGGTCAACGCCGGCAGCCGCCTCGTGCAGGACGCCGGCTCCACCATGCAGGAGGTCGTCGACAGCGTGCAGCGCGTCACCGCCATCGTGGCCGAGATCAGCAACGCCAGCCAGGAGCAGAGCACAGGCATCGCCGAGATCGGCGGCGCCGTCAGCCAGATGGACCAGAGCACCCAGCAGAACGCCGCCCTCGTCGAGCAGGCCACCGCCGCCGCGCAGTCCCTGCAGCAGCAGGCCCACCAGCTCGCCGAGGCCGTCGCCGGATTCAAGCTCGACGCCCACGGCCACGCCGGCCACCGCCCCGCCCTCGGTGCGCCCTCCGGGCGCGCCTGA
- the lptA gene encoding lipopolysaccharide transport periplasmic protein LptA — translation MRPRLFPTFLLLASLAFATAPAHAEKADRNKPMNIEADALRHDELKQTSVFTGRVVVTKGTIVLRGTRLDVRQDPDGFQYGTMIAESGKRAFFRQKRDTAPGMPDEFVEGEGEVIEYDGRADLVRLIRRAELRRYREATLTDEMAGALIVYNNTTDVFTVDGQKTAPAGSAAAAAPGSRVRAVLSPKESASAPAGAAPAPAGTAPALRRSNELGGGAK, via the coding sequence ATGAGACCCAGACTCTTCCCCACCTTCCTCCTGCTGGCCTCCCTGGCGTTCGCCACGGCGCCCGCACACGCCGAAAAGGCCGATCGCAACAAGCCGATGAACATCGAGGCCGACGCCCTGCGCCACGATGAGCTGAAGCAAACCAGCGTGTTCACCGGGCGCGTGGTCGTGACCAAGGGCACGATCGTGCTGCGCGGCACGCGGCTCGACGTGCGGCAGGACCCCGACGGCTTCCAGTACGGCACCATGATCGCCGAGTCCGGCAAGCGCGCGTTCTTCCGCCAGAAGCGCGATACCGCGCCGGGCATGCCGGACGAATTCGTCGAAGGCGAAGGCGAGGTGATCGAGTACGACGGCCGTGCCGACCTCGTGCGCCTCATCCGCCGGGCCGAGCTGCGGCGCTACCGCGAGGCCACGCTCACCGATGAGATGGCCGGCGCGCTCATCGTCTACAACAACACCACGGACGTCTTCACCGTGGACGGCCAGAAGACCGCTCCGGCCGGCTCCGCCGCTGCGGCGGCACCCGGCAGCCGCGTGCGCGCGGTGCTGTCGCCCAAGGAGTCCGCCTCGGCCCCGGCCGGCGCGGCCCCCGCACCGGCGGGAACGGCCCCGGCGCTGCGCCGGAGCAACGAACTGGGCGGCGGCGCGAAGTGA
- a CDS encoding RNA polymerase factor sigma-54 translates to MKPGLSLRISQHLALTPQLQQSIRLLQLSTLELSQEVEQMLDENPFLERNPDEAPREEFGVAQADTPVSDADRGVEDAAYSVANNPMDTAASTQNDASSEAAEAPEAPEAPDWEGDGTVEMAPDDGEWGGDAPARTRNQDGGEETDATELAREHESLTAYLHRQALSLRLSEVDCAALRFLIESLNDDGYLDESLESLAVALAGEEDPEQVEELVHRFTVALRLLQSLEPVGVGARSLGECLTLQLRALAGDDDGEADPEVVQSALRICQQPLEMLARRDVRRLAQACGGGEERTRAAMALIARLEPRPGRAFAQVERNIIVPDVIVKKSSGRATAHAFTVQLNPDVMPRLRVHDIYAGALRGNRGGEGHQALQQRLQEARWFIKNIQQRFDTILRVSRAIVDRQKNFFVHGELAMRPLVLRDIADELGLHESTISRVTTAKYMATPQGTYELKYFFGSGLGTETGGNASSTAVRALIKQFVSAENPAKPLSDSQIAEMLKEQGIECARRTVAKYREALKIAPANLRKAL, encoded by the coding sequence ATGAAGCCGGGTCTCTCGCTGCGGATCTCGCAGCATCTGGCGCTCACGCCGCAGCTCCAGCAATCGATCCGGCTGCTGCAGCTCTCCACCCTCGAACTCTCGCAGGAAGTCGAGCAGATGCTCGACGAAAACCCGTTCCTGGAGCGCAACCCCGACGAGGCCCCGCGCGAGGAATTCGGCGTCGCGCAGGCCGACACCCCCGTGAGCGATGCCGACCGGGGGGTGGAGGATGCTGCATATTCTGTAGCAAACAATCCAATGGATACGGCGGCATCAACCCAAAACGATGCATCCTCCGAAGCCGCGGAAGCCCCCGAGGCGCCCGAGGCACCGGACTGGGAGGGCGACGGCACGGTCGAGATGGCGCCCGACGACGGCGAGTGGGGCGGCGATGCGCCCGCGCGCACGCGCAACCAGGACGGCGGCGAGGAGACCGACGCCACCGAACTCGCGCGCGAGCACGAGTCGCTCACCGCCTACCTGCACCGGCAGGCGCTGTCGCTGCGGCTGTCGGAAGTCGATTGCGCCGCGCTGCGCTTTCTCATCGAATCGCTGAACGACGACGGCTACCTCGACGAATCGCTGGAATCCCTGGCCGTGGCGCTGGCCGGCGAAGAAGACCCCGAGCAGGTCGAGGAACTCGTGCACCGGTTCACCGTGGCGCTGCGGCTGCTGCAGAGCCTGGAGCCCGTGGGCGTGGGTGCGCGGTCGCTGGGCGAATGCCTGACGCTGCAGCTGCGGGCGCTGGCCGGCGACGACGACGGCGAGGCCGATCCCGAGGTGGTGCAGTCGGCGCTGCGCATCTGCCAGCAGCCGCTGGAGATGCTGGCGCGGCGCGACGTGCGGCGGCTGGCGCAGGCCTGCGGCGGCGGCGAGGAACGCACGCGCGCGGCGATGGCGCTCATCGCGCGGCTGGAGCCGCGCCCGGGCCGGGCGTTCGCGCAGGTCGAGCGCAACATCATCGTTCCCGACGTGATCGTGAAGAAAAGCAGCGGCCGCGCCACCGCGCACGCCTTCACCGTGCAGCTCAACCCCGACGTGATGCCGCGCCTGCGCGTGCACGACATCTATGCGGGCGCGCTGCGCGGCAACCGGGGCGGCGAGGGGCACCAGGCGCTGCAGCAGCGCCTGCAGGAGGCGCGCTGGTTCATCAAGAACATCCAGCAGCGCTTCGACACCATCCTGCGCGTGTCCCGGGCCATCGTGGACCGGCAGAAGAACTTCTTCGTGCATGGCGAGCTGGCCATGCGGCCGCTGGTGCTGCGCGACATCGCCGACGAGCTGGGCCTGCACGAGTCCACCATCAGCCGCGTGACCACGGCCAAATACATGGCCACGCCGCAGGGCACCTACGAGCTGAAGTATTTCTTCGGTTCGGGGCTGGGCACGGAGACGGGCGGGAACGCGTCGAGCACGGCGGTGCGTGCGCTCATCAAGCAGTTCGTCTCGGCCGAGAACCCCGCCAAGCCGCTGTCGGACAGCCAGATCGCCGAGATGCTCAAGGAGCAGGGCATCGAGTGCGCGCGCCGCACGGTCGCGAAGTACCGCGAGGCGCTGAAGATCGCGCCGGCCAATCTGCGCAAGGCCCTCTGA
- a CDS encoding SPOR domain-containing protein, with protein MTKKQQSGGSAVGFILGIVVGLGVALAVAVYVTKVPVPFLNKGGARGTDQDALESQRNKNWDPNSPLYGKNPARPPAPVASTPAVAGVEPAPASTPAASAAVAAASVPRSGASRPASAASSADPLGDLARARAATGAEPFDYFVQAGAFRTQGDADAQRAKLAMLGWEARVSEREQNGRTVFRVRVGPFTKRDDAEMLKEKLDGAGVESALVRVQH; from the coding sequence ATGACCAAGAAGCAGCAAAGCGGCGGTTCGGCCGTCGGCTTCATCCTGGGGATCGTCGTGGGGCTGGGCGTCGCGCTCGCCGTGGCGGTCTACGTGACCAAGGTGCCCGTGCCGTTCCTCAACAAGGGCGGGGCGCGCGGCACCGACCAGGATGCCCTCGAATCCCAGCGCAACAAGAACTGGGACCCCAATTCCCCGCTGTACGGCAAGAACCCGGCCCGGCCTCCCGCCCCTGTGGCATCCACGCCCGCGGTCGCAGGCGTGGAGCCCGCGCCGGCCAGCACGCCCGCGGCCTCCGCTGCCGTGGCGGCGGCGTCCGTGCCCCGCAGCGGCGCCAGCCGGCCCGCCTCGGCCGCGTCGTCGGCCGACCCGCTCGGCGATCTGGCCCGTGCGCGCGCCGCGACCGGCGCCGAGCCGTTCGATTACTTCGTCCAGGCCGGTGCCTTCCGCACCCAGGGCGATGCCGATGCGCAGCGGGCCAAGCTGGCCATGCTGGGATGGGAAGCCCGCGTGAGCGAGCGCGAGCAGAACGGCCGCACGGTCTTCCGCGTGCGCGTGGGCCCGTTCACCAAGCGCGACGACGCCGAAATGCTCAAGGAAAAACTCGACGGGGCCGGGGTGGAGTCGGCACTGGTCCGGGTGCAGCACTGA